The nucleotide sequence AGAACATAATATTTTTGGAGGGGTATCCGCTGTTTAAGAGATATCGACAATAGAATAGCAATGGTGGCAGGCCGACTCCTCCGGCGACCATAACCAAATTTTTGTTCTTTCCCGGTTTATTAAAATGATTTCCCAGCGGGCCAATTAAATCAAGAGAATCGCCTTTACGCATATTTCCCAGAATCGATGTTCCTTTGCCGACGATTTTGTAAATAATATCCAGCCGACCGGTTGCTTTATCGAAATCGGCGACCGAAAAAGCCCGGCGAAAATACGGATCGTTGCCCGGGTCGACTTTGACGTGCACAAATTGACCCGGCAAAATCCTTTTTGATAATTTAAATCCTTCGACGGCGATTTTGAAATACGCGCCCGAAGAATTCAGCTTGCGATTGGAAACCACTCGGCATACCTGAGGAATGATTTTTCTCACTGTCTGTACTCCTGAGGTATCTCAACCTTACGTTTGTAATAAAACCAGGTGTCATACAATTCAGGAGGAATGCGGCCGTTGTCAAAAATGGTGTTTTCTACGGTTTCCGTAATCCGTTCATTAAGCTCGGGTGACGTTGTCGGATTCATCAGGATCAATTCTTCCACCTTACCCATAAAATCGATTCTGATTTGAAAATACAAATTGTCCTCAATCCTCGCCGCTACCGCTTCAAGAGGATATTCAAAGTGGACGTTTTCCGCCAGTAGGTATTCATTTGCCGGAGGTAATTGCTTACCATCCTGACCGGTAATAAATTTCGATATAGCCTTTAGTTCCGGAGATAATGTGTCCGCCGGGTTCTGAGCTGCAAACGGCTGTTCATCGGCGGGTGGTGATTCTTCCGGCTTAACAGGATATTCAGCCTGTTTTCCTTTCTCCTGCAATTGCCGCGCGATTTCAGGCGAAGTATGAATCCTGTATTCCGAACCGATGAATTTAGTATACTCCGATTGAGGGAATGAATCGACAAAAGCAGAATATAAGTCTATAAGCAGCGAATCACCGGGAGCGAAGTATTTATCATACGTCCAGAGGAGTAAATACCGGGCTTGAGTACCATATTCAGAGTAAGGAAAACTGTCAACGACATACTGATAGTAAAATCGGGCCGAATCTATCAACCCGAGAGCGTGATAATATGCTTCATCCCGAGGCACAGTATCGAGAGGCTGATCGCTGGTTCCAAAAATCCCAAAAGAATCCGCTTCTTGAGTCATTTCATTAAAATTAATAAAGGCTGTACTATCGGAGCCGATTATATCTGACGCCAAAACATCCAGGCTATCTGAGATTGAATCATCGGAGTCCCGAATCCCAAGACTATCCGAGATGCCTTTATCGGATTCAATAATATTCAGACTATCCGCAGGTGTCTCATCTCCTTCTAAAACTGGCTTTTCTGCAAATAGACTGTCGTTAGGTTGCAATAGGCTGTCTTCCCGGGCTTGCGCCGAATTCCGGCCTCGTAATCTGTCAAGATCATCTCGATCGTCACTTGGCAAGGATCTTCCCGGTTGAATTATGCTTTGCCCCGGCGGTTCAGAAAGCGGCAGTGAATCCTGTACAGTAAGACTATCCTGTATATCTAAACTTTGCTCTGGCAGTTCAGAAAGCGGCAGTGAATCCTGTTCAGTAAGGCTATCCTGTAGAGCTAAACTTTGCTCTGGCGGTTCAGAAAGCGGCAGTGAATCCTGTACAGTAAGACTATCCTGTATATCTAAACTTTGCTCTGGCAGTTCAGAAAGCGGAAGTGAATCCTGTTCAGTAAGGCTATCCTGTAGATCTAAACTTTGCTCTGGCGGTTCAGAAAGCGGCAGTGAATCCTGTTCAGTAAGGCTATCCTGTAGATCTAAACTTTGCTCTGGCAGTTCAGAAAGAGACAGCGAATCCTGTATAGTAAGACTATCCCCAGGAATCACGGATGAGTCCCCGGGCGTTGCCGTTTCACCTCTGGCCTGGCGCATCAAATCGGTCAGCCTGACCGCGTCTCCTGACTGCATTGTCGAATCAAACAGTTTTGTATTCGGCACAAAAACAGATGAAGCCGTATCGGAAGTTTCGCTTTCGACGATATCGCTATCTGTTGTCAAAGTATCGGAGGGGGTAATATCTTCATCATCATCTACGCTTGTAGTATCGACCGTACTGGTTGTGTCGATTGGTCGAGTAATCCTTTCTTCAAAGGGGAAGTACCAATCTTTGTCAAGATTTTGAAATTCCTCAAGAAAATTCTCCGCTTTGCGGTAGACTATTAAGGCATATCCGGTGTCGGCAATCGTTCCCGCCAAGCCCAATTTACCAATGACTATTTCAGCTTCATCAAAATGAGCATAATCGCTCAACACCAGGCGAATCAGGCTATCGGCTCCCGTGGTGTCAAACAAATCATTTTCATAGATATATGACATCGAAATCAAAGCTCGCGGGGCATGGCGTGAACCTGGGAATCGCTCCAACAGAGTGCGAAAGGCGCTAATAGCGGAGTCCGGTTTATCAAGATCATAATAATAGAGCTCCCCCAGCCTGAATTGATTCTTACCCAGTATTTCCAGTTCGGACAAGTTTTCATCGGGGGCTTTGTCCTGATCCTGTCCCTCATCCCCCATATGCATATACTCTTCGAGCAGGACTAATTGCGACGCGCGCCTGGTGGCATCTGCATAGACCGACGATTGTCGTCTTTCGTCCCGAGCGTTGGTATAATAGGAGCGAGCCTTAACCAAATCCTCAAAGTCATATTGATATATGAGCGCCAATTCATAATAAGCAACCGCTGACGGCTCTTTGCCGGGATTTTCAAGAGTAATCTGCTCATAAGTATTAATAGCCGATTCAAGGTCTCCTTCCCACTCGTATCCTTCGGC is from Candidatus Zixiibacteriota bacterium and encodes:
- a CDS encoding tetratricopeptide repeat protein; its protein translation is MNRKALLIINLIIIAVILSSCTSIYFNTFHNIRKNFNAAEKTRKKDGRDNARGGEIQKYNIAITKASRILEKHPTSSWVDDALYIIGTAYYYLGEFSDSSRKFKELLANYPESEFVPRARVLLAKAKLKLKEETEAIVIFEEIFEKSEDKQMKADAARALGEYYFEAQDFETANQYFQSLIDSLGEEKDKLHALMYVGDGYFEKYNFKPARENYDKALDYSPDTLDYYRIQFKLAECDYFLFDIPGGLQILESLADNEMYYDSLAPIRLKMAEGYEWEGDLESAINTYEQITLENPGKEPSAVAYYELALIYQYDFEDLVKARSYYTNARDERRQSSVYADATRRASQLVLLEEYMHMGDEGQDQDKAPDENLSELEILGKNQFRLGELYYYDLDKPDSAISAFRTLLERFPGSRHAPRALISMSYIYENDLFDTTGADSLIRLVLSDYAHFDEAEIVIGKLGLAGTIADTGYALIVYRKAENFLEEFQNLDKDWYFPFEERITRPIDTTSTVDTTSVDDDEDITPSDTLTTDSDIVESETSDTASSVFVPNTKLFDSTMQSGDAVRLTDLMRQARGETATPGDSSVIPGDSLTIQDSLSLSELPEQSLDLQDSLTEQDSLPLSEPPEQSLDLQDSLTEQDSLPLSELPEQSLDIQDSLTVQDSLPLSEPPEQSLALQDSLTEQDSLPLSELPEQSLDIQDSLTVQDSLPLSEPPGQSIIQPGRSLPSDDRDDLDRLRGRNSAQAREDSLLQPNDSLFAEKPVLEGDETPADSLNIIESDKGISDSLGIRDSDDSISDSLDVLASDIIGSDSTAFINFNEMTQEADSFGIFGTSDQPLDTVPRDEAYYHALGLIDSARFYYQYVVDSFPYSEYGTQARYLLLWTYDKYFAPGDSLLIDLYSAFVDSFPQSEYTKFIGSEYRIHTSPEIARQLQEKGKQAEYPVKPEESPPADEQPFAAQNPADTLSPELKAISKFITGQDGKQLPPANEYLLAENVHFEYPLEAVAARIEDNLYFQIRIDFMGKVEELILMNPTTSPELNERITETVENTIFDNGRIPPELYDTWFYYKRKVEIPQEYRQ
- a CDS encoding dihydroorotate dehydrogenase electron transfer subunit; translated protein: MRKIIPQVCRVVSNRKLNSSGAYFKIAVEGFKLSKRILPGQFVHVKVDPGNDPYFRRAFSVADFDKATGRLDIIYKIVGKGTSILGNMRKGDSLDLIGPLGNHFNKPGKNKNLVMVAGGVGLPPLLFYCRYLLNSGYPSKNIMFLYGGRTNNELVELASLRRLGVEFIPCTDDGSYGFHGLITEALKAKLPELDTNKTMLFGCGPEPMLEALQNLAIQHGYKGQLSLEAPMPCGIGVCLGCIKERLDRPKKYVRVCYDGPVFNIGEVKI